The uncultured Desulfobulbus sp. genome window below encodes:
- the grpE gene encoding nucleotide exchange factor GrpE: MEEKEKDELTRQFRDYLDHDFPEQGCTDEIDQLSLFNELAGLKNEVKIESRQLKNALDDFRQAFTSLDTGQQELVAVLRTQRQGAEPYTIDSMPVILGLIDLYDRIDAGLEQEMPAPTFLERLMRAGRRSRRWLRGYLEGQRMVLGRVSALLESCGATGMDTEGQQFDPKCMKAVGFAWEPTRQEGEVLREIRKGFRQDLRIIRPAEVIVNKEGEAV, encoded by the coding sequence ATGGAAGAAAAGGAAAAGGATGAACTGACCAGGCAGTTCCGCGACTATCTGGACCATGATTTTCCAGAGCAAGGCTGTACCGACGAAATCGATCAGCTCAGCCTGTTCAATGAGCTTGCCGGGCTCAAAAACGAGGTGAAAATCGAGTCCCGTCAGCTCAAAAATGCCCTGGATGACTTCCGGCAGGCATTTACCTCCCTGGATACCGGCCAGCAGGAACTGGTTGCCGTGTTGAGAACGCAGCGTCAGGGAGCTGAGCCCTATACCATCGATTCCATGCCTGTCATCCTGGGGTTGATAGACCTGTACGATAGGATCGACGCTGGCCTGGAGCAGGAAATGCCCGCCCCCACCTTTCTGGAGAGGCTGATGCGTGCGGGAAGGCGAAGCCGCCGGTGGTTGCGGGGCTACCTGGAAGGGCAACGAATGGTGCTTGGCCGGGTCTCGGCACTGCTTGAATCGTGCGGTGCAACAGGCATGGATACCGAGGGACAGCAGTTTGACCCAAAGTGCATGAAGGCGGTCGGTTTCGCCTGGGAACCGACCAGGCAGGAAGGCGAGGTCCTTCGGGAGATTCGCAAGGGGTTTCGCCAGGACCTGCGCATTATTCGTCCAGCTGAAGTAATCGTGAACAAGGAAGGAGAGGCAGTATGA
- a CDS encoding DEAD/DEAH box helicase family protein yields MEYQELLGQIRLLKLENKRLRDENQRLKAQLGETAPLMTGASPAAGPDQDSTEIVELPGLAQSLAPISVTSDVLTKIRIFRELFRGREDIYAIRWENRVSGKSGYMPVCLNRGDRSVCGRPQVPCSQCSHQNYAGMDGEVVKNHLLGKIVAGIYPLLVDETCWFLAIDFDDDGWREDITMIRTVCDNFQIPVAVERSRSGNGGHAWFFFEQPLSASLARKFGSAVLTAAMSQRHEIQFQSYDRLFPSQETMTKGGFGNLIALPLQKRARENQNSEFVDAAFSAYADQWAYLASVQRLTASRVAELVGQLCKGDDLGELRIDSEEAMQPWKKQSVQLAQSDFPQEFQITRANMLYIPKDGFSPRALNRLKRLASFKNPVFHRQQAMRLSTFGIPRIISCADETPDYLCLPRGCEDDLLAELKPFGGTVRIADRRNAGRSIRVTFKGVLRDEQPQALEQLLTQDTGILCGTTAFGKTVVAIKLIAERKVNTLILVDKTTLVRQWREKLEEFLVIHESLPEEQVKPKGKRGRKKKKQIIGQLGAGKNTLQGIVDIALMQSLSRMGEVKDCVCKYGMIIADECHHASAFTYEQILKATDARYIYGLTATPTRKDGHHPILAMQLGAIRYRDDARQQAEKRPFEHYVIPRFTSLRSPAESDKEEISIQQSYAHICEDAFRNEQIVEDVLAAYHNGRNSILLTLRTAHVEQLTMMIQRDVPHVVSLTGSLGARQARESLQRIREMPQTQNLVIVATGPFIGEGFDEPRLDTLFLAMPISWKGTLQQYAGRLHRLVDQKKEVQIYDYVDVHSPMLEKMYQKRLRGYASMGYKIKRENLSSAPAEIIFDQNSFLPVFLHDLVSGMKEILIVSPFLRTRRTAQMIENLRPAAAKRVVVRVITKLPSEFSPGDQVPFKKALALFEGTGITVEHRARIHQKFALIDRKIVWYGSVNLLSFGSAQESLMRIESTGIAQELEKTINPVVGDMRAQQ; encoded by the coding sequence ATGGAATACCAAGAACTGCTCGGTCAAATCAGGCTTCTCAAGCTTGAGAATAAACGTTTAAGAGATGAAAACCAGCGGTTAAAGGCCCAGCTTGGTGAAACCGCACCATTGATGACAGGTGCGTCCCCTGCTGCCGGGCCAGATCAGGATTCCACGGAAATTGTGGAGTTACCCGGCCTCGCTCAGTCTCTTGCGCCCATCTCTGTTACCTCGGATGTCCTCACTAAAATTCGAATTTTCCGGGAACTTTTCAGGGGGCGAGAGGATATCTATGCCATTCGCTGGGAAAACCGCGTATCAGGAAAATCCGGCTATATGCCTGTTTGCCTCAATAGAGGTGACCGGAGTGTCTGCGGCAGACCTCAGGTGCCTTGTTCTCAATGCAGCCACCAGAACTATGCGGGGATGGATGGCGAGGTAGTCAAAAATCATCTCCTGGGCAAAATCGTTGCGGGTATCTATCCCCTTCTCGTAGATGAAACCTGCTGGTTTCTGGCCATTGATTTTGATGATGATGGGTGGCGGGAAGATATCACCATGATTCGCACGGTCTGCGACAATTTTCAGATTCCCGTTGCTGTTGAACGTTCACGTTCAGGCAATGGCGGGCATGCCTGGTTTTTCTTTGAGCAACCCTTGTCCGCGAGTCTCGCGCGCAAGTTTGGTTCAGCCGTGCTGACCGCAGCCATGAGTCAGCGGCACGAAATTCAGTTCCAATCGTATGACCGCCTTTTTCCCAGTCAGGAAACCATGACCAAGGGGGGCTTTGGGAATTTGATTGCCCTGCCTCTGCAGAAAAGGGCCCGGGAAAACCAGAATAGCGAGTTTGTGGATGCGGCATTCAGCGCGTATGCAGATCAATGGGCCTATTTGGCCTCAGTTCAGCGATTGACAGCAAGCAGGGTTGCAGAGCTCGTCGGTCAACTCTGCAAAGGCGATGACCTCGGCGAATTGCGCATTGATTCGGAAGAAGCAATGCAGCCCTGGAAAAAACAATCTGTCCAATTGGCGCAAAGTGATTTTCCCCAAGAGTTCCAAATCACCAGGGCCAACATGCTCTATATTCCTAAGGACGGGTTTTCTCCTCGGGCGCTGAACCGGTTGAAGCGCTTGGCCTCGTTTAAAAACCCTGTATTTCACAGGCAGCAGGCAATGCGGTTGTCGACCTTCGGAATCCCACGAATTATATCCTGCGCCGATGAAACACCAGATTATCTCTGTCTCCCCAGGGGCTGTGAAGACGATCTTTTGGCAGAGCTCAAGCCTTTTGGGGGAACTGTTCGCATAGCGGATCGCCGAAATGCAGGACGCTCAATACGGGTTACATTCAAGGGCGTTTTACGGGATGAGCAGCCGCAGGCGCTTGAGCAGCTTTTGACCCAGGACACCGGCATTCTCTGCGGAACGACTGCTTTTGGCAAAACCGTGGTGGCGATTAAGCTGATTGCCGAGCGAAAGGTGAATACACTCATTCTGGTGGATAAAACCACCCTTGTGCGGCAATGGCGAGAGAAGCTGGAAGAGTTTCTTGTCATTCATGAATCTCTTCCGGAAGAACAAGTTAAGCCCAAGGGTAAGAGGGGGAGAAAGAAGAAAAAACAGATCATTGGCCAGCTGGGTGCAGGGAAAAACACCTTGCAGGGCATTGTCGATATAGCCTTGATGCAGTCTTTGAGTCGCATGGGGGAGGTTAAAGATTGTGTCTGTAAGTATGGGATGATCATTGCCGATGAATGCCATCATGCTTCCGCTTTCACCTATGAGCAGATCCTGAAAGCAACCGATGCTCGCTATATATATGGTCTTACAGCCACCCCGACAAGAAAGGATGGACATCACCCTATTCTTGCGATGCAGTTGGGAGCGATCAGATATAGGGATGATGCTCGTCAACAGGCGGAAAAAAGGCCTTTTGAGCATTATGTCATTCCCCGTTTCACCTCACTGCGAAGCCCTGCAGAGAGCGATAAAGAGGAAATTTCCATCCAGCAGTCGTACGCCCATATCTGTGAGGATGCATTTCGCAATGAACAGATCGTCGAAGATGTGCTGGCAGCCTATCACAATGGCCGAAACTCAATCCTGCTCACCCTGCGCACGGCACACGTTGAGCAGCTCACCATGATGATTCAACGAGACGTTCCACATGTTGTCTCACTCACCGGATCCCTTGGGGCCCGTCAAGCCAGAGAATCCCTGCAACGCATACGTGAAATGCCGCAGACCCAAAATTTAGTCATCGTGGCAACTGGTCCCTTTATCGGTGAGGGGTTTGATGAACCACGTCTCGACACTTTGTTTTTGGCGATGCCTATCTCCTGGAAGGGCACCTTGCAGCAATATGCAGGCAGGTTGCATCGCCTGGTCGATCAGAAAAAAGAAGTCCAAATCTACGATTACGTCGATGTCCACAGCCCCATGCTGGAGAAGATGTATCAAAAACGGCTCAGGGGATACGCCTCCATGGGGTATAAGATCAAAAGGGAAAACCTCTCATCTGCCCCCGCAGAGATTATTTTTGACCAGAACAGTTTTCTGCCTGTCTTCCTGCATGATCTTGTCTCTGGCATGAAGGAAATCCTTATTGTCAGCCCCTTTTTACGCACGCGACGGACAGCCCAGATGATCGAGAATCTGAGACCTGCGGCTGCGAAGCGGGTTGTGGTTCGGGTGATTACCAAGCTGCCAAGCGAATTTTCTCCTGGTGACCAGGTGCCCTTTAAGAAGGCGTTGGCTCTGTTTGAGGGCACGGGGATCACGGTTGAGCATCGAGCAAGAATTCATCAGAAATTTGCTCTCATTGACCGCAAAATCGTCTGGTATGGGAGTGTCAACCTGCTCAGTTTCGGCAGTGCACAGGAAAGTCTTATGCGGATTGAAAGCACGGGTATTGCTCAGGAATTAGAAAAAACCATCAATCCTGTGGTGGGGGACATGCGTGCCCAGCAGTAA
- a CDS encoding type II toxin-antitoxin system death-on-curing family toxin, translated as MSHSFEILYFDIQHAIAVHDWIIQKSGGRPGMLEIGYLESALDHVKNDSYYPTFEEKLTHLVFAINKFHAFNDGNKRSSIALGAYFLELNGFDFCIKHFVLEMENIAVWVAENKISKELLGEIVISLIEDEEYPETLKLKIIESIQEIINRPAE; from the coding sequence ATGTCACATTCTTTTGAAATATTATATTTCGATATTCAGCATGCAATTGCAGTGCATGACTGGATTATCCAAAAAAGTGGTGGGCGACCAGGAATGCTCGAAATTGGCTACTTAGAAAGTGCACTAGATCATGTGAAAAATGATTCGTATTACCCTACATTTGAGGAAAAACTTACTCATCTTGTCTTCGCTATCAATAAATTTCATGCATTCAATGATGGAAATAAGCGATCTAGCATAGCTTTGGGAGCATATTTTCTAGAGCTGAATGGCTTTGATTTCTGTATTAAGCACTTTGTTCTAGAAATGGAAAATATCGCAGTGTGGGTTGCTGAAAACAAAATTTCGAAGGAATTACTCGGTGAAATTGTGATTTCTCTCATTGAAGATGAAGAGTACCCTGAAACACTTAAGTTAAAAATCATTGAATCTATTCAGGAAATAATAAATAGGCCAGCGGAGTAA
- a CDS encoding J domain-containing protein: MTSPYEILEVSADADDAQIKKAYLALVRRYPPERSPVEFQRVYQAYELVKDEEARLSYRLFHCEPPTQAGLVELLLANSPKTGRPTKAAFQKRLGQDLAHFLAEFQR, from the coding sequence ATGACCAGCCCGTATGAAATTCTTGAAGTCAGCGCGGATGCAGATGACGCACAGATAAAAAAAGCCTACCTGGCCCTGGTGCGCCGCTACCCGCCGGAACGCTCCCCGGTGGAATTCCAGAGAGTGTATCAGGCCTACGAGTTGGTAAAAGACGAAGAAGCACGCTTATCGTATCGGCTGTTTCACTGTGAACCGCCAACCCAGGCAGGGCTTGTCGAGTTATTGCTCGCCAACAGCCCCAAGACCGGTCGGCCAACCAAAGCCGCATTCCAGAAACGACTTGGCCAGGATCTTGCCCATTTTCTTGCCGAATTTCAACGTTGA
- a CDS encoding IS66 family transposase produces MGTVNKIRVREEVDLLKQEFEQLCSTGKVSSEIRVLVNSLLVVVELILSIFLEKTTRKGNKNSSIPSSQTEKDETATKHCTATGRGKQVNGRVGNTRVKESVTTAQVEVCDICGMVLDSVACQGHERRTKIDIVFEKVVEHIDAEIKQCPNCEATVKGRFPDDMPGKLQYGNGLKAFAIHLVISQMVALNRVQKQIAAMIGSVISEASLLKFVLRLHQSLEAWESRAIDRLLQAPSLHVDETSFRVEGKNHWIHVYSSGETTLKVLHRKRGKEAIEGLNIIPRYGGVIIHDCWASYLSYDHCGHGLCGSHLLRELTFVVDSNQYRWARNLKAVLQQTCRTVAQRPEKCLTEREYANLQKRYRNILTRGSKELPKIPPKTQGKRGRIAKSDAHNLWERLQKHEAAVLLFAKEPHVPFTNNRAERDLRMAKVKQKISGCFRRKQYAQAYCRISSYLQTMASQGINPLVAIQLALAGTLPDAEE; encoded by the coding sequence ATGGGAACAGTAAACAAAATAAGGGTACGCGAAGAAGTCGATCTCCTCAAACAGGAATTTGAACAGCTTTGTTCCACCGGCAAAGTTTCCTCTGAGATACGGGTCCTGGTCAACAGCCTGCTGGTTGTTGTCGAGTTGATACTCTCTATCTTTCTTGAGAAGACAACGCGCAAGGGAAACAAAAACTCGAGCATTCCTTCTTCGCAAACCGAGAAAGACGAAACCGCTACCAAGCACTGCACCGCTACCGGCAGGGGGAAACAAGTCAATGGGCGGGTTGGTAATACACGCGTCAAAGAATCGGTCACCACTGCTCAGGTCGAGGTGTGTGATATCTGCGGAATGGTGCTGGATAGCGTTGCATGCCAGGGGCATGAACGTCGGACAAAAATCGACATCGTTTTTGAAAAAGTTGTCGAGCACATTGACGCAGAAATAAAGCAATGCCCCAATTGTGAAGCAACAGTCAAGGGGCGTTTTCCTGACGATATGCCGGGTAAGCTGCAGTACGGCAATGGGCTTAAAGCGTTTGCCATTCATTTGGTTATCAGCCAGATGGTCGCTTTAAACCGGGTTCAAAAACAGATAGCAGCCATGATCGGTAGCGTAATCTCCGAGGCCAGCCTGCTCAAATTTGTTTTGCGCTTGCACCAATCACTCGAAGCATGGGAATCCAGAGCTATTGATAGGCTACTGCAGGCTCCATCCCTGCATGTGGATGAAACCTCGTTTCGGGTTGAAGGGAAGAATCACTGGATTCACGTCTATTCTTCCGGCGAAACAACCCTGAAAGTACTGCATCGAAAGCGGGGCAAGGAGGCAATCGAAGGATTGAATATCATCCCTCGGTATGGCGGGGTGATCATCCATGATTGCTGGGCATCATATTTATCCTACGACCATTGCGGTCACGGACTTTGCGGCTCGCACCTTTTGCGAGAGTTGACGTTTGTCGTTGACTCTAACCAATACCGGTGGGCCCGCAATCTAAAAGCTGTGCTCCAGCAAACGTGTCGTACGGTGGCTCAACGTCCGGAAAAATGTCTTACCGAACGGGAGTATGCCAACCTGCAGAAGCGCTACCGTAATATCCTTACGCGTGGCAGCAAGGAGTTGCCCAAGATCCCTCCAAAAACCCAAGGGAAGCGCGGCAGGATAGCCAAATCCGATGCGCACAATCTTTGGGAGCGATTACAAAAGCATGAGGCGGCAGTTTTGCTTTTTGCCAAAGAACCACATGTACCGTTCACCAACAACAGAGCGGAAAGGGATCTTCGCATGGCTAAGGTAAAACAGAAAATATCCGGTTGTTTTCGACGTAAACAATATGCCCAGGCTTACTGCAGGATTTCAAGTTACCTGCAGACCATGGCAAGCCAGGGGATCAATCCTCTTGTCGCTATCCAGTTGGCACTGGCAGGAACTCTGCCTGATGCCGAAGAATAG
- a CDS encoding Hsp70 family protein — MTEKILGIDLGTTNSEIAVYENGTVTIIEGPDGKLLPSYVGLDQNDNLLVGGPARNQYVLYPERTIKSIKRLMGQATPVSLGEKQYSPQEISAMILRYLKNIAEEHLHCPVHKAVITVPAFFSDGQRQATREAGEIAGLEVVKIINEPTAATLVYESSHTEARKVLVYDLGGGTFDVSVVQLQDNVVEVIASHGNNQLGGDDFDDLIEQWLLERLEEDGIDEVPPQARARIKRSAEEAKKTLSSHPFAMIEEEFLLKRDGAPYNLSVELARDEYEEMITPLLDETLEAVHLVLKDAGLTATEIDEILLVGGSTRTPLVQQRLEREFGVAPRFEVDPDLCVASGAAMQAAMLQGQEVQAVLVDVTPYTFGVSAVGEIDGYFSPTMFVPLIKKNTPVPVTRSEVFYTAYDYQEVVEVKVYQGEAANALDNLEVGQFLVEGLVKCRSGSEIIATFALDSDGILQVSATEKATGLARSITIHNVLSDADQGSVADARDKIRRLFNEEEPEETALDGESDAATTSDSQGTVKNSSRVQAEALMDKARSLFDTASEDDREDMIDLIDEILSALAEGDETQLKERMEELSEIIFFLET; from the coding sequence ATGACGGAAAAAATTCTCGGTATCGATCTGGGGACAACCAACTCGGAGATCGCCGTCTATGAAAACGGAACGGTGACCATTATCGAAGGGCCCGACGGCAAACTGCTGCCCTCCTATGTCGGCCTCGATCAAAACGACAACCTCCTAGTGGGCGGGCCAGCCCGGAATCAGTATGTGCTCTATCCTGAGCGGACCATCAAGTCGATCAAACGGCTTATGGGGCAGGCGACTCCGGTCTCCCTGGGGGAGAAACAATATTCTCCCCAGGAAATCTCGGCGATGATTCTGCGCTACCTGAAAAATATCGCCGAGGAGCACCTGCACTGCCCGGTCCACAAGGCGGTCATCACGGTACCCGCCTTTTTTTCCGACGGCCAGCGCCAGGCCACGCGCGAGGCCGGTGAGATTGCCGGACTCGAGGTGGTGAAAATAATCAACGAGCCCACCGCCGCGACCCTGGTGTACGAGAGCAGCCATACCGAGGCCAGAAAGGTCCTGGTCTATGATCTCGGCGGCGGCACCTTTGACGTCTCGGTGGTACAGCTCCAGGACAACGTTGTGGAGGTTATCGCCAGTCACGGCAACAATCAGCTGGGCGGTGACGACTTTGACGACCTGATCGAGCAATGGCTGCTCGAACGCCTCGAGGAGGACGGGATTGATGAAGTGCCACCACAGGCCAGGGCGAGGATCAAGCGAAGCGCAGAAGAGGCCAAAAAGACGCTTTCCTCCCACCCCTTTGCCATGATCGAGGAAGAGTTCCTGCTCAAGCGGGACGGTGCACCCTATAATTTAAGCGTCGAGCTGGCAAGAGACGAGTACGAGGAAATGATTACGCCCCTACTCGATGAGACGCTGGAGGCTGTTCATCTGGTCCTGAAGGATGCGGGACTCACGGCCACGGAGATCGACGAGATCCTGCTGGTCGGCGGTTCCACGCGCACTCCGCTGGTGCAGCAACGGCTTGAGCGAGAATTCGGGGTGGCTCCCCGTTTCGAGGTCGATCCCGATCTGTGCGTGGCCTCGGGTGCGGCCATGCAGGCGGCCATGCTCCAGGGCCAGGAGGTTCAGGCCGTGTTAGTCGACGTCACCCCCTATACCTTCGGGGTCAGCGCCGTCGGTGAGATAGACGGCTACTTTTCTCCCACGATGTTCGTCCCCCTTATCAAGAAAAACACCCCGGTACCGGTGACCCGCAGCGAGGTCTTTTATACCGCCTACGATTATCAGGAGGTGGTCGAGGTCAAGGTCTATCAGGGCGAAGCTGCCAACGCCCTGGACAATCTCGAGGTGGGACAATTTCTGGTGGAGGGCCTGGTCAAATGCCGGTCTGGCAGTGAGATCATTGCCACCTTCGCCCTTGACAGCGACGGAATCCTGCAGGTCAGTGCCACCGAAAAAGCCACCGGCCTGGCCAGATCAATCACCATTCACAATGTGCTCAGTGATGCGGACCAGGGGTCAGTGGCCGACGCCCGGGATAAGATACGGCGGCTTTTCAATGAAGAAGAACCGGAAGAAACCGCGCTTGACGGGGAGTCGGACGCCGCAACAACTTCCGACAGCCAGGGGACGGTGAAAAACAGCAGCAGGGTGCAGGCGGAGGCCTTGATGGACAAAGCCCGCAGTCTCTTCGACACGGCAAGTGAGGATGACCGCGAAGACATGATCGACCTGATCGATGAGATACTGAGCGCCCTGGCCGAAGGCGACGAAACGCAGCTCAAGGAGCGTATGGAAGAACTCTCCGAAATTATTTTTTTCCTGGAGACCTGA
- a CDS encoding type II toxin-antitoxin system ParD family antitoxin, protein MSGTQKNVSFSLGAHDRTFIENQITEGRFGNRTEVVRAGLRLLEDYENKQKLQRLRFEIAKGDADLIAGRVTEYENGQALLNDIIKN, encoded by the coding sequence ATGTCTGGAACACAAAAGAATGTAAGTTTTTCCCTCGGTGCCCATGACCGCACATTCATTGAGAATCAAATAACAGAGGGACGTTTTGGGAATCGTACCGAAGTTGTGCGCGCTGGATTACGCCTGCTTGAAGACTACGAGAACAAACAAAAGTTGCAAAGATTGCGTTTTGAAATTGCAAAAGGAGATGCGGACTTGATAGCTGGTCGGGTAACGGAATACGAAAACGGGCAAGCTCTTCTTAACGATATTATCAAAAACTAG
- a CDS encoding DNA-binding protein: MIAYSQTDKAGVMTRNLTTSKTDRQNILNNRYAIEKVIESLDLAVPGIEVDGEFFFTKTQVADLVGIDERTVERYLASHNKELEQNGYQVLRGKSLKNFKLAYGTDTNVGTKISVLGIFSFRALLNIVMLVTESERARAIRSRILDVVIDVVAERTGGHTRYINQRDKEYLPAAYQEFSYRRLFTDALKDYLQMGNHKYGLYTNKVYQAVFKENANEYRKILKLVDKENPRNTMYAEVLQAIASFESGLAQELTERSKKMGRKLLPEELDEIMREAEASPYLKPILESARIKMASRDFCFRDALHHKLESFIQTVPEGDFEKFLGETSKALEEHLSDPETIAVFKRLKDR; the protein is encoded by the coding sequence TTGATCGCTTACAGCCAAACGGATAAGGCAGGAGTTATGACTAGAAATCTCACCACGTCGAAAACTGATCGTCAGAATATCCTCAATAATCGCTATGCCATTGAAAAAGTGATAGAAAGTTTGGATTTAGCGGTTCCAGGGATAGAAGTAGATGGCGAGTTTTTTTTTACAAAGACTCAAGTGGCTGATTTGGTTGGAATTGATGAACGTACGGTTGAACGCTATCTCGCGAGTCACAATAAAGAGCTAGAGCAAAATGGCTATCAGGTTCTGCGAGGAAAATCACTGAAAAACTTCAAGTTAGCGTATGGTACCGACACCAATGTCGGTACCAAAATCTCAGTGCTGGGGATATTTTCCTTCAGAGCACTTCTTAACATCGTTATGCTGGTGACGGAAAGTGAACGCGCACGAGCAATAAGAAGCAGAATTCTCGACGTAGTTATTGATGTTGTAGCAGAAAGAACCGGTGGGCACACCCGCTATATCAATCAACGAGATAAAGAATATTTACCTGCAGCTTATCAGGAATTTAGCTACCGCCGATTATTTACCGATGCCCTGAAAGATTATCTTCAAATGGGTAATCACAAATATGGTCTTTACACGAATAAAGTCTATCAAGCTGTTTTCAAAGAAAATGCAAACGAGTACCGCAAAATCCTTAAACTGGTGGATAAGGAAAATCCCCGCAATACCATGTATGCAGAGGTACTCCAAGCCATAGCAAGTTTTGAAAGTGGCCTAGCTCAGGAATTAACCGAGCGCTCTAAAAAAATGGGAAGAAAATTATTGCCCGAGGAGCTAGACGAGATCATGAGAGAGGCCGAAGCTAGCCCTTATCTGAAGCCTATTCTTGAAAGCGCGAGAATTAAAATGGCCAGTCGCGACTTCTGCTTCCGGGATGCGTTACATCACAAATTAGAATCTTTCATTCAAACAGTTCCTGAAGGTGATTTCGAAAAATTTCTTGGTGAAACCAGTAAGGCATTAGAAGAACATCTTTCAGATCCAGAGACGATAGCCGTCTTTAAGCGACTGAAGGATCGTTGA